Proteins encoded together in one Musa acuminata AAA Group cultivar baxijiao chromosome BXJ3-6, Cavendish_Baxijiao_AAA, whole genome shotgun sequence window:
- the LOC135640989 gene encoding tubulin beta chain — protein MREILHIQGGQCGNQIGAKFWEVICDEHGIDGSGRYNGDSELQLERINVYYNEASGGRYVPRAVLMDLEPGTMDSVRSGPFGQIFRPDNFVFGQSGAGNNWAKGHYTEGAELIDSVLDVVRKEAENCDCLQGFQVCHSLGGGTGSGMGTLLISKIREEYPDRMMLTFSVFPSPKVSDTVVEPYNATLSVHQLVENADECMVLDNEALYDICFRTLKLATPTFGDLNHLISATMSGVTCCLRFPGQLNSDLRKLAVNLIPFPRLHFFMVGFAPLTSRGSQQYRALTVPELTQQMWDAKNMMCAADPRHGRYLTASAMFRGKMSTKEVDEQMINVQNKNSSYFVEWIPNNVKSSVCDIPPKGLKMASTFIGNSTSIQEMFRRVSEQFTAMFRRKAFLHWYTGEGMDEMEFTEAESNMNDLVAEYQQYQDATADVEDYEEEEEEGEEA, from the exons ATGAGGGAGATCCTGCACATCCAGGGTGGGCAATGTGGGAACCAGATCGGGGCTAAGTTCTGGGAGGTGATATGCGACGAGCATGGCATCGACGGCAGCGGCAGGTACAACGGTGACTCTGAACTCCAGCTCGAGCGGATTAATGTTTACTACAACGAGGCCAGCGGGGGTCGATACGTCCCCCGGGCGGTGCTCATGGATCTCGAGCCTGGCACGATGGACTCCGTCAGATCCGGGCCGTTCGGCCAGATCTTCAGGCCGGATAACTTCGTCTTCGGGCAGTCCGGCGCCGGGAACAACTGGGCAAAGGGCCACTACACTGAGGGCGCGGAGCTCATTGATTCGGTACTCGATGTAGTGCGGAAGGAGGCAGAGAACTGTGATTGCTTGCAAG GGTTCCAAGTCTGCCATTCTTTAGGAGGAGGTACTGGTTCTGGCATGGGCACACTTCTCATCTCCAAGATCAGAGAGGAGTATCCAGATCGCATGATGCTGACATTCTCTGTTTTTCCATCACCAAAGGTCTCTGATACAGTTGTGGAACCATATAATGCTACTCTCTCAGTGCATCAGCTTGTTGAGAATGCTGATGAATGTATGGTGCTGGACAATGAAGCATTGTATGACATTTGCTTCCGCACGCTAAAGCTTGCAACCCCAACCT TCGGAGATCTTAATCACCTCATCTCTGCTACAATGAGTGGTGTCACCTGCTGCCTCCGGTTCCCTGGTCAGCTCAATTCTGACCTCCGGAAGCTTGCCGTGAACCTGATTCCCTTCCCCCGCCTCCACTTCTTCATGGTGGGGTTCGCACCACTGACATCAAGGGGCTCCCAGCAATACAGGGCCCTCACTGTTCCTGAGTTGACCCAACAGATGTGGGATGCCAAGAACATGATGTGTGCCGCCGACCCCCGTCACGGCCGTTACCTGACCGCCTCAGCCATGTTCCGTGGAAAGATGAGCACCAAGGAGGTCGATGAGCAGATGATCAATGTTCAGAACAAGAACAGCTCCTACTTCGTCGAGTGGATACCAAACAATGTCAAATCCAGTGTGTGTGACATTCCACCCAAGGGGCTGAAGATGGCATCCACTTTCATTGGGAACTCAACCTCCATCCAGGAGATGTTCAGGCGGGTGAGCGAGCAGTTCACCGCCATGTTCAGGAGGAAGGCTTTCTTGCACTGGTACACTGGCGAGGGCATGGACGAGATGGAGTTCACTGAGGCCGAGAGCAATATGAATGACTTGGTGGCAGAGTATCAGCAGTATCAGGATGCAACAGCTGATGTGGAAGAttatgaggaagaggaagaggaaggggaggAAGCTTGA
- the LOC135639736 gene encoding imidazoleglycerol-phosphate dehydratase 3, chloroplastic-like, whose protein sequence is MSLLCPNSLPATRLLETLEISRVRFLPSYRPRVPDPRFRRFGLPRFYRRAPLSMAAFLPQENSAPVAAPKSPCRIGDVKRVTKETDVYVNINLDGSGVANCNTGIPFLDHMLDQLASHGLFDLHVKAAGDIHIDDHHTNEDVALAIGTALLQALGDRKGIYRFGHFAAPLDEAAIEVILDLSGRPHLSYDLIIPTERVGTYDTQLVEHFFQSLVNTSGMTLHIRQLAGKNSHHIIEATFKAFARALRQAIEYDSRRGGSVPSSKGVLSRS, encoded by the exons ATGAGTCTTCTTTGCCCCAACTCTCTCCCCGCTACCCGTCTCCTCGAAACCCTAGAAATATCTAGGGTTAGGTTTCTCCCCAGTTACCGACCCCGTGTTCCCGATCCAAGGTTTCGCCGCTTTGGGCTTCCGCGTTTCTACCGACGAGCTCCGCTTTCGATGGCGGCCTTCTTGCCGCAGGAAAATAGCGCTCCTGTCGCCGCGCCCAAATCAC CTTGTCGAATTGGAGATGTTAAAAGGGTTACAAAGGAGACGGATGTGTACGTAAACATAAACTTGGATGGTTCTGGAGTTGCCAACTGCAATACTGGGATTCCTTTTCTGGATCACATGTTGGAC CAACTGGCATCACATGGATTATTTGATCTGCATGTAAAGGCTGCTGGTGACATCCATATTGATGACCACCATACAAATGAAGATGTTGCTCTTGCAATTGGAACG GCACTACTTCAGGCACTTGGAGATAGAAAGGGAATTTACCGGTTTGGACACTTTGCAGCACCACTTGATGAGGCTGCCATTGAAGTAATACTG GATCTATCTGGTCGTCCTCACTTGAGTTATGATTTAATCATCCCAACTGAAAGAGTTGGGACATATGACACCCAG CTAGTGGAGCATTTCTTTCAATCTCTTGTGAACACCTCTGGGATGACCCTTCACATCCGTCAG CTTGCTGGAAAAAATTCACACCACATTATCGAGGCAACTTTTAAGGCATTTGCAAGAGCTCTTCGCCAAGCAATAGAATATGATTCACGTCGAGGTGGGAGTGTCCCCAG CTCAAAAGGAGTTCTTTCACGTTCCTAA